A DNA window from Acetilactobacillus jinshanensis contains the following coding sequences:
- the pyk gene encoding pyruvate kinase, with amino-acid sequence MKKTKIVSTLGPASFTVPKIAKLIKAGANVFRFNFSHGSHPEHFKRYKMVVQAEKQTGMNVGIDCDTKGAEIRTTANKDGKKFTYHPGDTFNIGMDADGKKETTKDLVQSTYDGLFDDVHVGGHVMFDDGILDTICVSKDSSKRQLHVKVQNTATLGSRKTADIPGAIVNLPGVTKKDENDIRFACENMHINFITASFLRKPQDVRDIQKILKDENMTDVQIFPKLENQEGIDNLPQIMKFADGVMVPRGDMAVNIPFENVPLVQKHMIHYCNKIGKPVITATQMEASMAVNPRPSRAEVSDCADAVFDGTDATMLSGETANGDWPVHAVASMARIDTKAENHFAEYGYPRPKFDGGDTEEAVAHSATLEATDLGIKTIVCFAKNGHMPRMFSKYHPNADVLALVPTERIRDGLTIDWGIHPVMAKAPADFKSALQEAMSEAVNSGLAKKGDKILVAMATPVKGAFVVTVK; translated from the coding sequence ATGAAAAAGACAAAAATTGTAAGTACATTAGGTCCTGCCAGCTTTACGGTCCCGAAGATCGCTAAGTTAATCAAAGCAGGAGCTAACGTTTTCCGTTTCAACTTCTCACATGGTAGTCATCCTGAACACTTCAAGCGTTACAAGATGGTTGTCCAGGCTGAAAAGCAGACTGGCATGAACGTTGGTATCGATTGTGATACTAAGGGTGCTGAAATTCGTACTACCGCTAACAAAGATGGTAAGAAATTTACTTATCATCCAGGTGACACCTTTAATATTGGAATGGATGCCGATGGTAAGAAAGAAACTACCAAGGACTTAGTTCAGTCCACTTACGATGGCTTATTTGACGATGTTCACGTTGGTGGACACGTTATGTTCGATGATGGTATTTTAGATACCATTTGTGTAAGCAAAGATAGCTCTAAGCGTCAGTTACACGTTAAAGTGCAAAATACCGCTACCTTAGGTTCTCGTAAGACTGCCGACATTCCTGGTGCCATTGTTAACTTACCTGGTGTTACTAAGAAAGATGAAAATGATATTCGTTTCGCATGTGAAAACATGCATATCAACTTTATCACCGCATCATTCTTACGTAAGCCTCAGGATGTTCGTGATATCCAGAAGATTTTAAAGGATGAAAACATGACTGATGTTCAGATCTTCCCTAAGTTAGAAAATCAAGAAGGTATTGATAACTTACCACAGATCATGAAGTTTGCCGATGGTGTCATGGTACCTCGTGGTGACATGGCCGTTAATATTCCATTCGAAAATGTTCCATTAGTACAGAAGCACATGATTCATTACTGTAACAAGATCGGTAAGCCTGTAATCACTGCTACCCAGATGGAAGCTTCAATGGCTGTTAATCCTCGTCCTAGCCGTGCTGAAGTATCTGACTGTGCCGATGCCGTATTTGATGGTACCGATGCTACGATGCTTTCTGGTGAAACTGCTAATGGTGACTGGCCTGTACATGCCGTTGCTTCAATGGCACGTATTGATACCAAGGCTGAAAACCACTTCGCAGAATATGGTTACCCTCGTCCAAAGTTCGACGGTGGTGACACTGAAGAAGCAGTTGCACACAGTGCTACTTTAGAAGCAACTGACTTAGGCATTAAGACCATCGTTTGCTTTGCCAAGAACGGTCACATGCCACGTATGTTCTCTAAGTACCATCCAAATGCTGATGTATTAGCATTAGTTCCTACTGAACGTATTCGTGACGGCTTAACTATTGACTGGGGTATTCACCCAGTAATGGCTAAGGCTCCTGCAGACTTCAAGAGTGCTTTACAGGAAGCAATGAGCGAAGCCGTTAACTCTGGTTTAGCTAAGAAAGGTGACAAGATTTTAGTTGCCATGGCTACTCCAGTTAAAGGTGCATTCGTTGTTACCGTTAAGTAA
- a CDS encoding ABC transporter ATP-binding protein has protein sequence MSLVVSHLTGGYSQLPVLHDVSFNIKDGELVGLIGLNGAGKSTTINHIIGLLKPFSGSIKVNGVSIDDDSQKYKQQIAYVPETPILYPELTLKEHLEMTIMAYNLEPKKAWHRAKYLLYRFRLSNKLNWFPIDFSKGMKQKVMIICAFLTNAKLFIIDEPFLGLDPLAVHDLLALIKERKVQGSSILMTTHVLDTAQRVCDRFVLIHNGYIRTESTMDQLRKQYHKDTLSDVYLSLAKDARK, from the coding sequence ATGTCTTTAGTTGTATCCCATTTAACCGGTGGTTACTCACAGCTTCCGGTCTTACACGATGTTTCGTTTAACATTAAAGATGGTGAATTAGTTGGTTTGATCGGCCTTAACGGTGCCGGTAAATCAACTACGATCAATCACATTATCGGTTTATTGAAGCCGTTTTCTGGTTCCATTAAGGTTAATGGCGTTTCAATCGATGATGATAGTCAGAAATATAAGCAGCAGATCGCTTATGTTCCTGAAACACCGATCTTGTATCCGGAATTGACCTTAAAAGAACATCTGGAGATGACGATCATGGCCTATAATTTGGAACCCAAGAAAGCTTGGCATCGAGCTAAATACCTATTATATCGATTCAGATTATCCAACAAATTGAATTGGTTCCCAATCGATTTTTCAAAGGGTATGAAGCAGAAAGTCATGATTATCTGCGCCTTTTTAACGAACGCTAAGTTATTTATTATTGATGAACCGTTTCTAGGTTTGGATCCGTTAGCAGTTCACGATCTGTTGGCTTTGATCAAAGAACGAAAAGTGCAGGGCAGTAGTATTCTGATGACGACTCATGTTTTAGATACGGCCCAACGGGTTTGTGATCGATTTGTCCTAATCCATAACGGTTACATTCGAACTGAAAGTACTATGGACCAGCTTCGTAAGCAATATCATAAAGATACGCTATCGGATGTGTACTTATCATTAGCAAAGGATGCCAGAAAATGA
- the ytpR gene encoding YtpR family tRNA-binding protein — protein sequence MLAAGYNPSQMGDILVVILHQDTKQQSVKINKNVVKIFDPKQKITLGFNFLDASHVLPDLKGKNGEIHLTNDDLSKLNQAIKNAGFNDQLKQDPIPRFVVGYVKTCKQHPDSSKLKITQTEIDGGKTVQIVSGSPNMKQGIKVVVAKVGAMMPNGLIIWPSKLKGVESNGMICAGYELRIPGAPQHPGALILPDSYKVGEPFDFKTATKLFK from the coding sequence ATGTTAGCAGCCGGATATAATCCTTCTCAAATGGGTGATATTTTAGTTGTCATCCTACATCAAGATACTAAGCAGCAGAGTGTTAAGATCAATAAAAACGTCGTTAAGATTTTTGACCCAAAGCAAAAAATTACTTTAGGTTTTAATTTCTTAGATGCTAGTCACGTATTACCCGATTTAAAAGGTAAGAATGGTGAAATTCATTTAACTAACGATGACTTAAGCAAGTTAAACCAAGCCATTAAGAACGCTGGCTTCAATGATCAGTTGAAGCAGGATCCGATTCCACGATTTGTGGTTGGTTACGTTAAGACCTGCAAACAACATCCCGATTCCAGTAAATTAAAAATTACCCAAACTGAAATTGATGGTGGTAAGACCGTTCAGATCGTCAGTGGTTCTCCTAACATGAAACAGGGGATTAAAGTCGTGGTCGCTAAAGTTGGTGCCATGATGCCAAACGGTTTAATCATTTGGCCAAGCAAGTTAAAGGGCGTTGAAAGTAACGGGATGATCTGTGCCGGATACGAATTACGCATTCCTGGCGCTCCGCAGCATCCAGGTGCTTTGATTTTACCGGACTCATATAAAGTCGGTGAACCATTTGATTTCAAAACGGCTACCAAATTATTTAAATAA
- a CDS encoding peptidylprolyl isomerase, with the protein MKLRKKILLGAMGGLMCLSLAACGNQAVATTKGGRITRTSYYNNMKKTANGKQVLQQMILDKVLSKDYGKDVKSSQVNAIMNQMKAQYGSEFDMLLQQQGMTTAQLRQSLRSKLLLREAVKHNTDFTPKMLKKQFKSFEPKVTVAQILVTSKSQAQTVESKLKSGDSFAKVAKKYSKDPSKKNGGRLAPFDNTAKLSPKFKDAAFKLHNGEYTKTPVKTQYGYQIIKMIHKPERGTYKDNKAALENQITDKEMKNASLMHKVVSKVLQNGDVNIQDNSLKNILAGYMSSSK; encoded by the coding sequence ATGAAATTAAGAAAGAAAATCTTACTTGGCGCAATGGGTGGCTTAATGTGTTTATCATTAGCCGCTTGTGGTAACCAAGCTGTCGCTACTACCAAAGGTGGTCGAATCACAAGAACTTCTTATTATAATAATATGAAGAAGACCGCCAACGGTAAGCAAGTCTTACAACAGATGATCTTAGATAAAGTGTTATCCAAAGATTACGGTAAAGACGTTAAATCTTCTCAAGTTAACGCCATTATGAACCAGATGAAAGCTCAATATGGTTCAGAATTCGATATGTTATTACAGCAACAAGGCATGACGACCGCTCAATTACGTCAAAGCCTTCGTAGTAAGTTATTATTACGTGAAGCTGTAAAGCATAATACTGACTTTACACCGAAGATGTTAAAGAAGCAGTTCAAGAGCTTCGAACCTAAAGTTACGGTTGCCCAAATCTTAGTAACCAGCAAATCTCAGGCTCAGACCGTTGAATCGAAATTAAAGTCTGGCGACAGTTTTGCCAAAGTTGCTAAGAAGTATTCTAAGGACCCTAGCAAGAAGAATGGTGGCCGTTTAGCTCCATTTGACAACACCGCTAAGTTAAGTCCTAAGTTCAAGGATGCTGCCTTCAAGCTTCATAACGGTGAATACACCAAGACACCGGTTAAAACCCAATATGGTTATCAGATCATCAAGATGATCCATAAGCCTGAACGTGGTACTTACAAAGATAATAAAGCCGCTTTAGAAAATCAGATCACCGATAAGGAAATGAAGAACGCTTCCCTTATGCATAAGGTCGTTTCTAAAGTCTTACAAAACGGTGATGTTAACATTCAAGATAACAGCCTAAAGAATATTTTGGCTGGTTACATGTCATCATCTAAGTAA
- a CDS encoding ABC transporter permease gives MTRLFKQRLSTHLVHMTKYLKYVFNDFFVIALLFFVGGLGLAYSNFLKTLRIGTWWLTPVIGLVILISIQLGRLATLTQDPDYVFLLPKDSAMKGYLKQAIKYSSFNAGIIQIVVWFVLLPLFRIRYQLDWLELISWLIIMLLLKANWLTAEADLEYQDKNRFSSRLVSRLILPVIIIAFGLMLTPWISLILILVWYLIENYIFNHQSSPVDWLRMIRTENHRMHDIYTIFNMFVDVPNFGSAITRRRYLSPLLKLIKRTRKNTYLYLYWHGFVRDKEFSNLYARLVIIGLIILIFIDGTTLSIIMGLVFVYLTVFQIIPFYFHFESNAFIHIYPLNGVNQLKSFQKMLWTLMGTVEFLFVIGGLISGRSIMWDVLLLALMMIEVYGMINVYLPKQVKKYN, from the coding sequence ATGACACGGTTATTTAAGCAACGATTAAGCACTCATTTAGTCCACATGACTAAATACCTTAAATACGTATTCAATGATTTCTTTGTCATTGCGTTACTGTTCTTTGTCGGTGGCTTAGGGCTGGCATACTCTAATTTCTTAAAGACGCTTCGAATCGGAACTTGGTGGCTAACACCAGTAATTGGTTTAGTCATCCTGATTTCAATCCAGCTCGGTCGTTTAGCGACGTTAACGCAGGATCCTGATTACGTCTTTCTTTTGCCTAAAGATAGTGCAATGAAAGGGTACCTGAAACAAGCTATTAAGTACAGTTCTTTTAATGCTGGAATTATCCAAATTGTAGTTTGGTTTGTATTACTACCTTTATTTAGGATCCGTTATCAATTGGACTGGTTAGAATTAATTAGCTGGCTGATAATTATGCTACTTCTTAAAGCTAATTGGTTAACCGCAGAGGCTGATCTAGAATACCAAGATAAGAACCGATTTAGTTCTAGATTAGTTAGTCGGCTGATTTTACCGGTGATTATCATCGCATTTGGCTTGATGTTAACACCGTGGATTAGTTTAATTTTAATTTTGGTATGGTATTTGATCGAAAATTATATCTTTAATCACCAATCTAGCCCAGTTGATTGGCTCCGCATGATTAGAACCGAAAATCATCGGATGCATGATATTTACACCATCTTCAACATGTTTGTTGACGTACCTAACTTTGGCAGCGCAATTACACGTCGACGTTATTTGTCACCACTATTGAAATTAATTAAACGAACCCGAAAAAATACTTATCTGTACCTATATTGGCACGGCTTCGTTCGTGATAAAGAATTTAGTAATTTATACGCTCGTTTAGTTATCATTGGCTTAATTATTTTAATCTTTATTGATGGTACGACTTTGTCAATAATTATGGGTTTAGTATTTGTATATTTAACGGTATTTCAAATCATTCCGTTTTATTTCCATTTTGAATCGAACGCGTTTATTCATATTTACCCATTAAACGGTGTTAACCAGCTTAAGAGCTTTCAAAAGATGCTCTGGACGTTAATGGGGACCGTTGAATTTCTGTTCGTTATCGGTGGCTTGATCAGTGGCCGATCCATAATGTGGGATGTGCTTTTACTGGCTCTAATGATGATCGAAGTATATGGAATGATTAACGTTTATTTACCGAAACAAGTTAAGAAGTATAATTAG
- a CDS encoding HIT family protein has protein sequence MSNELDDNCIFCKIIEGKVPSYTIYEDDVVKAFLDISQTTPGHTLVIPKRHIPNIYAYDAKYAGEVFSRIPMIARAVKASNPKIKGLNILNNNGKLASQSVFHSHFHLIPRYTENDGFSMHFTNHNSEYDNAKFTKVMNDIKKHVEK, from the coding sequence ATGAGTAACGAACTCGATGACAACTGTATCTTTTGTAAAATTATTGAAGGTAAAGTTCCTAGTTACACGATTTATGAAGATGACGTTGTAAAAGCATTCTTAGACATTTCACAGACCACCCCTGGTCATACTCTAGTGATTCCAAAGCGTCATATCCCCAATATTTATGCTTATGATGCTAAATATGCCGGTGAAGTCTTTTCTAGAATCCCGATGATCGCACGTGCTGTTAAAGCATCTAATCCTAAGATCAAGGGCTTAAACATTCTTAATAACAATGGTAAGTTAGCTTCTCAATCCGTATTCCATTCTCATTTCCATCTTATTCCCCGTTATACGGAAAATGATGGCTTTTCCATGCACTTCACTAACCATAATTCTGAATACGATAACGCCAAATTCACTAAGGTTATGAATGACATTAAAAAACACGTGGAGAAATAA
- a CDS encoding DNA translocase FtsK translates to MNHYDGPAFYRKFVHDGTVNKNKKVNAIRERKSRYSRSGKRNVTGFSRDVQRANFNDFKPYKTSSSHIDLQNNPIARMTAEFKPRHHYGTPDQNVKQPSSAPTEFERINTHYQQLTSELSPSDDDVILLASSGASESTQRTDSLHFKLASSSSNAESSNSFETVEHIHSTQSDQNDGPFVSDTDFNSDERVNEKSSSSEQSVNDAAPEGQSEASDSQDNEVISFASSNSDSSSANNFEDSSEAVEHSESSFSNGVKSSNYDSDEESESSNSSVKPDVESSESAEPLGHDFSSIMRDEKQDIKNNLELFKKSELASKSGAATSNESENASNESNISESSKASEGSSQSNNNETKSLSSNQDVMIESSNTSVESQSSSDDESFGKRPDFVAQNPTNVQPNSDFDDSDSGDDEHPEIQPSTSSNYHFPSHDLLVAPKRNYDQGLDDWILDKANTLNKTLRAFHVNAQVVDWTNGPTVTQFQVKLHLGVKVSKINHLSDDLKMALAAKDIRIQAPIPGKTTCGIEIPNPKPRPVMLSEVVNSKTFRDSKSDLTIALGVDLTGKPRVTDLRKMPHGLIAGATGSGKSVFINCMLVSLMYKATPQELKMILIDPKAVEFAPYNGIPYLLSPVISEPKQAAASLKWATKEMNERYEKLAAAGVRNIEQFNEKAESHHQPQMKMPYILIVIDELADLMMVAGDEIETYIVRITQKARAAGIHLVVATQRPSVDVITGTMKNNIPTRVAFMVSSQVDSRTIIDQSGAERLLGKGDMLFLGNGSSHPIRLQGCYVSNQEIDKVAGFARKQQPAQYVFHPGSLLKHVNKLENQDKLMPQVLAYIAKEKTVSTSKLQRVFSIGYNRAAKIIDDLEQHNYISGQEGSKPRDVYLTEADYKKLNL, encoded by the coding sequence ATGAACCATTATGATGGGCCTGCCTTTTACCGGAAATTTGTACATGACGGTACCGTAAATAAAAATAAAAAGGTTAATGCGATCAGGGAACGTAAATCCAGATATTCCCGTAGTGGTAAACGAAACGTAACGGGATTTTCTCGTGATGTTCAACGGGCTAACTTTAATGACTTTAAGCCTTATAAAACTAGTTCCAGTCACATTGATCTTCAAAATAATCCAATCGCAAGAATGACTGCTGAATTTAAACCGCGACATCATTATGGTACTCCGGATCAGAATGTTAAACAGCCAAGTAGCGCTCCAACGGAATTTGAACGGATTAATACTCATTATCAGCAATTAACGAGTGAATTAAGCCCAAGTGATGATGACGTTATTTTATTGGCTAGTTCAGGCGCATCGGAATCGACACAAAGAACGGACAGTCTTCATTTTAAATTGGCTTCAAGTTCCAGTAATGCTGAAAGTTCTAATTCATTTGAAACGGTTGAACATATACACTCGACTCAATCAGATCAGAACGATGGTCCGTTCGTCAGTGATACTGACTTTAATTCTGATGAGAGAGTCAATGAAAAGTCGAGTTCATCAGAGCAGAGTGTTAATGATGCGGCACCTGAGGGTCAGTCAGAAGCTTCCGATTCCCAGGATAATGAAGTAATAAGTTTTGCCAGTAGTAACTCAGATTCATCATCAGCAAATAATTTTGAGGATAGTTCCGAAGCCGTTGAACATTCGGAATCGTCTTTCTCAAATGGTGTCAAGTCGTCTAATTATGATTCGGATGAAGAGTCAGAATCATCTAATTCATCAGTAAAACCTGACGTTGAATCTTCTGAGAGTGCTGAACCTCTAGGCCATGACTTTTCATCGATTATGCGGGATGAAAAACAGGACATTAAGAATAATCTAGAATTGTTCAAGAAGTCTGAATTGGCTTCAAAGTCAGGAGCAGCCACCAGTAACGAATCGGAGAATGCTTCTAATGAATCCAATATTTCAGAATCATCTAAAGCTTCTGAGGGTTCTAGTCAATCGAATAATAATGAAACAAAATCATTGTCTTCAAATCAAGATGTCATGATTGAGTCGAGTAATACGTCAGTTGAATCTCAATCATCAAGTGACGATGAATCATTTGGCAAACGACCTGATTTTGTGGCTCAAAATCCAACTAACGTTCAACCAAATAGCGATTTTGATGATTCTGATTCGGGTGATGATGAACATCCCGAAATTCAGCCGTCGACCAGTTCTAATTATCATTTTCCAAGTCACGATTTATTGGTGGCACCAAAACGAAATTATGATCAGGGCTTAGATGACTGGATCTTAGATAAGGCTAATACCTTAAATAAGACCTTGAGAGCATTTCACGTGAACGCCCAGGTTGTTGATTGGACGAACGGTCCGACCGTTACCCAATTTCAGGTTAAACTTCATTTAGGGGTTAAAGTCAGTAAGATCAATCATCTATCAGACGATTTAAAGATGGCTCTCGCCGCTAAAGACATTCGAATTCAGGCCCCAATCCCTGGTAAAACCACATGTGGGATTGAAATCCCGAATCCGAAGCCACGTCCGGTTATGCTTTCGGAAGTTGTTAATTCAAAGACCTTTAGAGACAGTAAGTCTGATTTAACAATCGCTTTAGGTGTTGATTTAACGGGTAAACCTCGAGTTACCGATTTAAGAAAGATGCCGCATGGTTTAATTGCTGGTGCGACTGGTTCCGGTAAAAGTGTGTTCATCAACTGTATGTTGGTTTCGTTAATGTATAAAGCAACGCCACAAGAATTAAAGATGATCTTAATTGATCCAAAGGCCGTTGAATTTGCACCGTATAACGGAATTCCGTATCTGTTATCACCGGTCATTTCTGAGCCTAAACAGGCGGCCGCTTCATTGAAGTGGGCAACTAAGGAAATGAACGAGCGTTACGAAAAGTTAGCTGCTGCGGGTGTCCGAAACATTGAACAGTTTAATGAAAAAGCTGAAAGTCATCATCAACCACAAATGAAGATGCCGTATATCTTGATCGTGATTGATGAATTAGCTGATTTAATGATGGTTGCTGGTGACGAGATTGAAACCTACATCGTACGAATTACTCAAAAGGCTCGTGCCGCAGGGATTCATTTAGTCGTTGCTACTCAGCGACCAAGTGTTGATGTCATCACTGGTACAATGAAGAACAACATTCCAACCCGAGTTGCATTTATGGTATCAAGTCAGGTTGATTCAAGAACGATTATTGATCAATCCGGTGCCGAACGCTTGCTGGGTAAAGGTGACATGCTGTTCTTAGGTAACGGCAGTAGCCATCCGATCCGATTACAGGGTTGTTATGTAAGTAACCAGGAAATTGATAAGGTGGCTGGCTTTGCTCGTAAACAACAACCTGCTCAGTACGTATTCCACCCAGGATCATTATTAAAACACGTTAATAAGTTAGAGAATCAGGATAAATTAATGCCACAAGTCTTAGCATACATCGCTAAGGAAAAGACGGTTTCCACGTCTAAATTGCAGCGAGTTTTCTCGATTGGTTATAATCGTGCCGCTAAGATTATTGATGATTTAGAACAGCATAATTATATTTCTGGTCAAGAAGGGTCAAAGCCTCGAGATGTATACTTGACCGAAGCTGACTATAAGAAATTGAACCTGTAA
- the trmB gene encoding tRNA (guanosine(46)-N7)-methyltransferase TrmB — MRARHKKWAAPYIAAHPQTIVTDPDQLQGEWEDRFPKKQPIYLEIGTGKGQFIDTIAKLHPEINFIGIELEESVVAMALKKVIAHHRSNVQLIEGNANQVVDFFKPHQIQCLFLNFSDPWPKKRHAKRRLTSSRFLPRYHEILAPNAPIKFKTDNRNFFEYSLKSMNNYGLKFDDITLDLHHSKENEHNIVTEYEEKTMSHGPIYRIVAHFPDKTDK; from the coding sequence TTGCGTGCAAGACATAAAAAATGGGCGGCACCATATATTGCAGCTCATCCGCAGACGATCGTAACAGACCCTGATCAATTACAAGGTGAATGGGAAGACCGTTTTCCCAAGAAGCAGCCAATTTATTTAGAAATTGGGACTGGCAAGGGTCAATTTATTGACACGATTGCTAAATTACATCCCGAAATTAATTTTATCGGGATTGAACTAGAAGAATCAGTAGTTGCGATGGCTTTAAAGAAAGTTATTGCTCATCACCGTTCTAACGTTCAATTAATCGAAGGTAATGCTAACCAGGTGGTTGACTTCTTCAAGCCACATCAGATTCAATGTCTATTTTTGAATTTTTCTGATCCGTGGCCAAAAAAACGTCATGCTAAACGACGTTTAACGTCATCACGTTTTTTACCACGTTATCATGAGATTTTAGCACCGAACGCACCGATTAAATTTAAGACCGATAACCGGAATTTCTTCGAGTATTCGTTAAAATCCATGAATAATTATGGCTTAAAATTTGATGATATTACGCTAGATTTACACCATAGTAAAGAAAACGAACATAATATCGTTACTGAATACGAAGAAAAAACGATGAGTCACGGGCCCATTTATCGGATTGTAGCTCATTTTCCTGATAAGACAGATAAGTAA